A genome region from Pirellulales bacterium includes the following:
- a CDS encoding FAD-dependent monooxygenase — protein sequence MALVEEAPQLRRGGFSVDVFGRLTHGRFTSLRRSDLSATIYQALNDQVETIFGDSIARVEDAGQCVRVSFDNAAPREADLVIGADGLHSRVRRLAFGPEAGFEVSLGYHVAAFEVEGYRPRDELVYVSYGVPGKQISRFSMRENKTLFLFVFRDEYLPVENISTEQEGKSALRSVFAGLGWECPEILAAMEKASEIYFDQASQIRMDRWTTGRTALISDAAACVSLLAGEGTGLAMLEAYVLAGELCVCGGGHCIAVARYQERMMPLLKRKQKSAAKFASSFAPKSAFGIRFRNIVTRLMGLPCVTDFFIGRDLRDTVAIPDYGY from the coding sequence GTGGCGCTCGTTGAGGAGGCGCCACAGCTCCGTCGTGGCGGCTTCTCGGTCGACGTTTTCGGCCGGCTGACTCATGGCCGGTTCACAAGCCTACGGCGCTCTGATCTTTCCGCCACGATCTACCAAGCGCTGAATGATCAAGTCGAAACGATCTTCGGCGACTCCATTGCCAGGGTCGAGGACGCGGGGCAGTGCGTGCGGGTCAGCTTCGATAATGCCGCCCCGCGCGAGGCCGACCTAGTCATCGGTGCCGACGGGCTGCATTCGCGCGTCCGCCGGCTCGCGTTCGGGCCCGAAGCAGGGTTTGAAGTCTCGCTGGGTTATCACGTCGCTGCGTTTGAGGTCGAGGGGTACCGGCCGCGTGACGAACTCGTTTACGTCAGCTACGGCGTTCCGGGAAAACAGATTTCTCGATTTTCCATGCGCGAGAACAAGACGCTCTTTCTCTTCGTTTTTCGTGACGAATACTTGCCCGTCGAGAACATCTCGACTGAACAAGAAGGCAAATCCGCGCTGAGGAGCGTCTTTGCCGGCCTCGGCTGGGAATGTCCCGAGATCCTTGCCGCCATGGAGAAGGCCAGTGAAATCTATTTCGACCAGGCCAGTCAGATTCGGATGGATCGCTGGACAACTGGCCGCACGGCGCTGATTAGTGATGCGGCAGCTTGCGTTTCCCTGCTCGCGGGTGAAGGCACCGGACTGGCGATGCTAGAGGCCTACGTGCTTGCCGGTGAGCTTTGCGTTTGCGGGGGGGGCCACTGCATCGCCGTTGCCCGCTATCAGGAGCGCATGATGCCGCTGCTGAAGCGCAAGCAGAAATCGGCGGCGAAATTCGCCAGCTCTTTCGCCCCGAAGAGTGCTTTCGGAATTCGGTTCCGCAACATCGTCACCCGGCTGATGGGACTACCATGCGTTACGGATTTCTTCATCGGTCGCGATCTGCGCGATACCGTCGCAATACCTGACTACGGCTACTGA
- a CDS encoding PEP-CTERM sorting domain-containing protein (PEP-CTERM proteins occur, often in large numbers, in the proteomes of bacteria that also encode an exosortase, a predicted intramembrane cysteine proteinase. The presence of a PEP-CTERM domain at a protein's C-terminus predicts cleavage within the sorting domain, followed by covalent anchoring to some some component of the (usually Gram-negative) cell surface. Many PEP-CTERM proteins exhibit an unusual sequence composition that includes large numbers of potential glycosylation sites. Expression of one such protein has been shown restore the ability of a bacterium to form floc, a type of biofilm.), producing the protein MRLFRRAAIAATALLAFSNHVGATTLDAGANFQNGPLYITLTGANDGQPFQTSSGSISPSFLDGVPVPYLYCVEITTNINVPGSYFATLSDAGIVHGGLLSNAGQVAWLLDNIAPGATSADAQEGLQAAIWSQVFGANFGLATGPGETSAAIQGFYNADLAALGTNTSPLSDVIWISPYNSDGSNAQGLVTSSSHPVPEPSTAILLGLGIASLVGYSLRKRKA; encoded by the coding sequence ATGAGACTCTTTCGTCGTGCAGCCATAGCAGCCACTGCGCTGCTGGCTTTCTCGAACCATGTTGGTGCCACGACTCTCGACGCCGGTGCCAACTTTCAAAACGGGCCCCTCTACATCACCCTTACCGGTGCGAATGATGGCCAGCCCTTTCAAACAAGCAGTGGAAGTATCTCGCCAAGCTTTTTGGATGGCGTACCGGTGCCGTATCTCTACTGCGTAGAGATTACCACGAACATAAACGTTCCCGGCTCTTACTTCGCCACGCTTTCCGATGCCGGGATCGTTCATGGTGGTCTTCTCTCGAATGCGGGACAGGTCGCCTGGCTATTGGATAACATTGCCCCCGGAGCGACGTCGGCAGATGCTCAGGAAGGTTTGCAGGCCGCGATCTGGTCGCAGGTTTTCGGCGCAAATTTTGGCTTGGCCACCGGGCCGGGAGAGACGAGTGCTGCTATCCAAGGTTTCTACAATGCGGATCTTGCGGCGCTCGGAACCAACACGAGCCCGTTGAGCGACGTGATATGGATCAGCCCTTACAACTCCGATGGCTCAAACGCGCAAGGATTAGTTACGTCTAGCTCCCACCCTGTACCTGAGCCGTCGACTGCGATCCTGTTGGGATTAGGCATTGCTTCGCTCGTCGGCTATAGCCTGCGAAAGCGTAAAGCCTAG
- a CDS encoding dockerin type I domain-containing protein, which translates to MYNSAGAEIRFTDAAHAMLNATSVTNYGLIDGAGNIVGSFNNVGGTVQAASGQILNVVSSATSGGTLSRASGGTLNFQSNLMLQSGSAVQFALAGGTLGTQYGQLGVTSALTATGSLAVTFAGGDDPHNGEQFHLLKFGSESGTFSSVTLPSLDPGLHWDTSLLYTQGILRVSIPGDVTGDGITNGLDINLIANKWLHTGSPATLPGDANGDGTVNGLDINVIATHWLQTYGAGGGRARALDTHPRRARRTRIADLSPSPLRKIAV; encoded by the coding sequence ATGTACAACAGCGCGGGCGCAGAGATTCGTTTTACGGATGCCGCGCATGCCATGTTGAACGCGACATCGGTCACAAACTACGGATTGATCGACGGTGCAGGGAACATCGTTGGTTCGTTCAACAATGTTGGCGGTACTGTGCAGGCTGCGAGCGGGCAAATACTGAATGTGGTGTCAAGCGCAACGAGCGGTGGCACGCTGTCGCGCGCCAGCGGTGGCACTTTAAACTTTCAATCCAACCTTATGCTGCAATCCGGTAGCGCTGTGCAATTCGCGCTCGCCGGGGGCACGCTCGGCACGCAGTACGGCCAGCTCGGCGTGACCAGCGCCCTGACGGCGACGGGCAGCCTTGCTGTAACGTTTGCAGGCGGTGACGACCCGCATAACGGTGAGCAGTTTCACCTGCTTAAATTCGGATCGGAAAGCGGCACGTTTTCCTCAGTCACGCTGCCGTCGCTGGATCCAGGCCTGCACTGGGATACATCGCTCTTATACACGCAAGGGATTCTGCGTGTGTCGATTCCCGGCGATGTAACCGGTGACGGCATTACGAACGGGCTCGACATCAACTTGATAGCCAACAAATGGCTGCATACAGGCAGTCCGGCCACTCTGCCTGGTGATGCGAACGGCGATGGCACGGTGAACGGGCTCGACATCAATGTGATTGCTACGCATTGGCTGCAAACCTATGGAGCAGGCGGCGGTCGTGCCCGAGCCCTCGACACTCATCCTCGCCGCGCTCGGCGGACTCGTATTGCTGACTTGTCGCCGTCGCCGCTAAGAAAAATCGCAGTATGA
- a CDS encoding efflux RND transporter periplasmic adaptor subunit, producing the protein MTQDTRGGRRRSSSAENKSRAVLDMSPIFGAASAMKPISLVTRRPVIFLVVFVALAIGGILGLSKMGADGSSGALFGMKSIRQFVNDRFKSNSHKDEGEAQNEQKIVVTTPMVEDVTITESFVCQIRSQRHIDVRTLEGGYINKISINEGQAVKKGDLMFEILPVLYRAKLDAEQAKASVAQQKYKYTQQLADDKVVSQNEVSLQKAEMEEAQAQANYADAQLKFTDVKAPFDGLVDRLLQREGSLVKEGDVLTTLADNSTMWVYFNVPEKYYLHYMATKKQRETDDKIELVLANGEVFPQAGKIGAIEADFNNENGNVKFRADFPNPDGLLRHGQTGTIKILRPLKNVLVIPQRATFDILDKRYVWVVGEDSVAHQTLITLKYELEDIFVIESGLKVTDKIVLEGVREVEDGTKVEYSFVTPEEALKNQKFHAE; encoded by the coding sequence GTGACGCAAGACACCCGGGGCGGACGACGCCGGAGTTCTTCGGCCGAAAACAAGTCACGAGCAGTATTGGACATGAGTCCCATTTTCGGAGCAGCAAGCGCGATGAAACCCATTAGCCTTGTCACGCGGCGCCCCGTCATCTTCCTCGTGGTATTCGTTGCGCTCGCCATTGGCGGAATTCTTGGATTGTCGAAGATGGGGGCCGATGGCTCCTCTGGTGCTTTGTTTGGAATGAAATCCATACGGCAGTTTGTCAACGACAGGTTCAAGTCGAATTCACATAAGGACGAGGGGGAGGCGCAGAATGAGCAGAAAATCGTAGTAACCACTCCCATGGTCGAAGACGTCACCATTACCGAGTCATTTGTCTGCCAGATTCGCTCGCAACGCCATATCGACGTTCGCACCTTAGAGGGTGGATATATCAACAAAATCTCGATCAACGAAGGTCAGGCGGTGAAGAAGGGCGATTTGATGTTCGAAATCCTGCCCGTTCTTTACAGGGCAAAATTGGACGCCGAGCAGGCGAAGGCCAGCGTCGCGCAACAGAAGTATAAGTACACCCAGCAGTTGGCCGACGACAAGGTAGTCTCTCAGAATGAAGTGTCACTCCAGAAGGCCGAAATGGAAGAGGCCCAGGCCCAGGCGAACTATGCCGACGCGCAGTTGAAGTTTACCGACGTGAAAGCACCGTTCGACGGCCTCGTCGACCGCCTTCTGCAGCGCGAGGGCAGCCTGGTCAAGGAGGGGGACGTCCTCACCACTTTGGCAGACAACAGCACCATGTGGGTGTACTTCAACGTACCGGAGAAATACTACCTGCATTACATGGCGACCAAGAAGCAGCGTGAGACGGACGACAAGATTGAGCTCGTGCTGGCGAACGGCGAGGTGTTTCCGCAGGCCGGCAAAATCGGGGCAATCGAGGCCGACTTCAACAACGAAAATGGAAACGTCAAATTCCGCGCGGATTTTCCCAACCCGGATGGCTTGCTGCGCCACGGCCAGACCGGCACCATCAAGATTCTCCGGCCATTGAAGAACGTCCTCGTCATTCCTCAGCGGGCCACGTTCGATATCCTTGACAAGCGGTACGTTTGGGTCGTAGGCGAGGACTCCGTTGCGCATCAAACCCTGATCACCCTCAAGTACGAATTGGAGGACATTTTTGTCATCGAAAGCGGACTTAAGGTGACAGACAAGATTGTTCTGGAAGGGGTGCGAGAGGTTGAGGACGGCACAAAAGTGGAATACAGCTTTGTTACGCCGGAGGAGGCTCTGAAGAACCAAAAATTCCACGCCGAATAG
- a CDS encoding efflux RND transporter permease subunit — MFTKILTRPAFAIVISIVLLFLGILGIKTLPVAQFPNIAPPTVMVSISYPGASANVLVDSVLVPMEQSINGVQNMRFISSSATSAGEATIIIYFEPGTDPNINVVNVQNRVNIVLFQLPPLVVREGILVSQVVPSMLMYLNIYSTDPNADQTDLFNFANLYVMPRLKRIRGMGIPRNLGNRIFAMRIWLDPDRMRAYDVSTEDVMKALSEQSVIGSPGRLGEATGKTSQSKEYVLTYIGRFNKSAQYENIILKANPDGEILRLKDVCEVELGSQFFDIYSDINGHPAASIALKQAPGSNAAEVIEAIKAELEKIKKQSFPPGMDYEFAYDVSKFLDASIEKVLHTLLEAFILVSLVVYMFLGDLRSTLIPTLAVPVSLVGTFFVLRLMGLSINLITLFAMVLAIGVVVDDAIVVVEAVHAKMAQKHLSPYVATGEVMHEISGAIIAITLVMTSVFVPVTFIPGATGTFYREFGITMATSIVLSGLIALTLTPVLCAMILKPHNHNGVGSHTSPGMDTSDVKRPRGLGVKVLVALAGAIVLCGVTYLAYELWGPIGFGLIALPFVRKPFDRAVERVTGGYAAVIRRIVTRRTLTMAVVVGFGVGIIVVDAELATGFIPGEDQGIIYAVLQTPPGSTLEYTNAKSHELEKIAKEVPEVASVTSLAGYEVLTEGRGSNAGTCIINLKNWSDRKRTARQLIVDLEEKCRKMSNVKLEFFEPPAVPGFGNAGGVSTLVLDTTFSADYQRLGEVTNKFMAALKKRKEVTNLFTFYAANYPQYDLVIDNDVAMQKGVTIKDAMDSLNILIGSTWEQGFIRFNYFYKVFVQAKPEFRRYPADLDNLFVKNNKGEMVPYSAFLTMKTKQGLNEITRYNLYTSAAIQCAPSAGYSTGQTIQAIKEVAAETLPRGFDLGWMGLAYDESRKGNEAVYIFLIVVVFVYLVLVAQYESFILPLAVVLSLPVGLFGSFFFLKALGLANDVYAQIGLIMLVGLLGKNAILIVEFATQRRQEGASLQDAAVEAAKLRFRPIQMTSFAFIAGLIPLVIATGAGAIGNRTIGTTAAGGMLIGTAIGVLIIPGLYFFFAQLQGGRKLLKDESSSPLSEAIELPAQGRHGQNLNP; from the coding sequence ATGTTCACGAAAATTCTCACTCGACCGGCATTCGCGATCGTCATTTCCATCGTCCTCCTATTCCTAGGAATTTTAGGGATCAAAACCCTTCCGGTCGCACAGTTCCCCAACATCGCGCCGCCGACGGTGATGGTGTCCATTTCTTATCCCGGCGCCAGCGCCAATGTCCTGGTCGACTCGGTACTGGTCCCGATGGAGCAATCCATCAACGGCGTCCAGAACATGCGTTTCATTTCGTCCTCTGCGACCAGTGCCGGTGAAGCGACAATCATTATCTACTTCGAGCCGGGCACGGATCCGAACATCAACGTCGTGAACGTGCAAAACCGGGTCAACATCGTGCTGTTTCAGCTCCCACCTCTCGTGGTGCGCGAGGGTATCCTCGTCAGCCAGGTCGTGCCGAGCATGCTGATGTACTTGAATATTTACAGCACTGATCCCAATGCCGACCAGACGGACCTTTTTAACTTTGCCAACCTCTACGTCATGCCCCGGCTGAAGCGGATCAGAGGCATGGGCATCCCCAGAAACCTCGGCAACCGCATCTTTGCGATGCGGATTTGGCTTGATCCGGACCGCATGCGCGCCTACGACGTGTCTACCGAGGATGTCATGAAGGCTCTGTCGGAACAGAGCGTGATCGGCTCGCCCGGACGACTCGGCGAGGCCACTGGGAAGACATCGCAATCCAAAGAGTACGTGTTGACGTATATCGGGCGCTTCAACAAGTCGGCGCAGTATGAAAACATCATTTTGAAAGCAAACCCCGACGGCGAGATCTTGCGGCTCAAGGATGTTTGCGAGGTCGAGTTAGGCTCCCAGTTCTTCGACATTTATTCCGACATCAACGGGCATCCCGCAGCGTCCATCGCTCTCAAGCAGGCCCCGGGATCGAACGCGGCCGAGGTCATCGAGGCGATCAAGGCCGAACTCGAAAAAATCAAGAAGCAGTCGTTTCCTCCAGGGATGGACTACGAATTCGCCTATGACGTCTCGAAGTTCCTGGACGCTTCGATCGAAAAGGTGCTGCATACGCTACTCGAGGCATTTATCCTCGTGTCGCTCGTTGTCTACATGTTCCTCGGGGATTTACGATCCACGCTGATCCCGACACTAGCGGTTCCGGTTTCGCTGGTCGGGACGTTCTTTGTTTTGCGGTTGATGGGACTCTCGATCAACCTGATCACGCTCTTCGCCATGGTTCTCGCGATTGGGGTCGTGGTGGACGATGCGATCGTGGTCGTCGAAGCGGTGCACGCCAAAATGGCGCAAAAGCATTTATCGCCCTACGTAGCGACAGGCGAGGTCATGCACGAGATTTCGGGCGCAATCATTGCCATCACCCTCGTAATGACGTCTGTTTTTGTGCCGGTGACATTCATACCCGGGGCGACTGGTACCTTCTACCGTGAGTTTGGGATCACGATGGCCACGTCCATCGTCCTATCCGGCCTGATCGCCCTCACGTTAACACCCGTGCTCTGCGCGATGATTCTGAAGCCGCACAACCACAACGGCGTTGGCTCGCATACAAGCCCTGGCATGGACACGAGCGACGTGAAGCGGCCGCGCGGGCTCGGAGTCAAGGTGCTTGTTGCGCTCGCAGGGGCGATCGTCTTGTGCGGCGTCACGTATCTGGCCTATGAGTTGTGGGGGCCGATTGGGTTCGGACTCATTGCCCTGCCATTCGTGCGTAAGCCGTTTGATCGCGCCGTCGAGAGGGTCACAGGCGGTTATGCTGCCGTCATACGGCGGATCGTCACGCGCCGCACGCTCACCATGGCCGTCGTCGTGGGCTTTGGCGTCGGTATTATTGTTGTCGACGCGGAGCTGGCGACGGGCTTTATCCCGGGCGAGGACCAAGGCATTATTTACGCGGTCCTTCAGACACCTCCGGGCTCCACGCTCGAGTACACCAACGCCAAGTCTCATGAGCTGGAAAAAATTGCAAAGGAGGTCCCGGAAGTTGCCTCGGTTACCTCATTGGCCGGATACGAGGTTCTGACCGAAGGTCGCGGCTCGAACGCGGGTACCTGCATCATTAACTTGAAAAACTGGTCGGATCGCAAGCGAACCGCACGCCAGCTCATCGTGGATCTCGAAGAAAAATGCCGCAAGATGAGCAACGTGAAGCTGGAGTTCTTTGAACCGCCCGCAGTTCCTGGGTTTGGCAACGCGGGAGGTGTCTCGACCTTGGTGCTCGACACGACTTTCTCCGCTGATTACCAGCGACTCGGAGAGGTGACCAACAAGTTCATGGCCGCCCTGAAAAAGCGCAAAGAGGTGACTAACCTGTTCACCTTCTATGCTGCTAATTACCCCCAGTACGATTTGGTCATCGACAATGACGTGGCCATGCAGAAGGGCGTGACCATCAAGGATGCAATGGACAGCCTCAACATTCTCATTGGTAGCACCTGGGAGCAGGGATTTATTCGGTTCAACTACTTCTACAAGGTTTTCGTACAGGCCAAGCCGGAATTTCGGCGCTACCCGGCGGATCTCGACAACCTATTCGTCAAGAACAACAAAGGGGAAATGGTCCCTTATTCCGCCTTTCTGACGATGAAGACGAAGCAAGGTCTGAACGAAATCACGCGCTACAACCTGTACACCTCGGCCGCTATTCAATGCGCGCCGAGTGCTGGTTACAGCACCGGTCAGACCATTCAGGCCATCAAGGAGGTTGCCGCCGAGACGTTGCCGCGCGGTTTCGATCTCGGCTGGATGGGCCTGGCTTACGACGAATCAAGAAAGGGAAACGAGGCGGTTTATATCTTCCTAATTGTCGTCGTCTTTGTTTATCTCGTGCTGGTCGCTCAATACGAAAGTTTCATCCTGCCGCTGGCAGTGGTCTTGTCGTTACCGGTCGGGCTTTTTGGTTCCTTCTTCTTCCTGAAAGCACTGGGTCTGGCTAACGATGTCTATGCGCAGATCGGGCTGATCATGCTAGTCGGTCTGTTGGGCAAGAATGCGATCTTGATCGTAGAATTCGCGACCCAGCGGCGGCAGGAAGGCGCCTCGCTTCAGGACGCGGCCGTCGAAGCTGCGAAACTCCGTTTCCGGCCGATTCAGATGACCTCCTTCGCTTTCATCGCCGGTCTGATTCCATTGGTCATTGCCACAGGCGCCGGGGCGATCGGCAACCGGACCATCGGCACCACGGCAGCGGGCGGCATGCTCATCGGCACGGCCATTGGAGTCTTGATCATTCCCGGCCTTTATTTTTTCTTCGCCCAGCTTCAAGGCGGACGAAAGCTACTCAAGGACGAAAGCAGTTCTCCGCTAAGCGAGGCGATCGAGCTACCGGCACAGGGACGCCACGGACAGAATTTGAATCCGTGA
- a CDS encoding twin-arginine translocation signal domain-containing protein, giving the protein MTNDVSRRDAIKFAAVLAVGAGATTADLALGQQADKPTETADVNTTRDAFLAQAKQYPESLMLGEPVILMLNTDKYSRDLLITSAVDEQGNKVEVGVRSRCVRIFRADPTVDEFTSQGGVYWRFRDFSGKVKLKTTPGWGHAHSGAIVMVVREEETVRLYTMNLDLRC; this is encoded by the coding sequence ATGACAAACGATGTAAGTCGCCGAGACGCAATCAAGTTCGCGGCGGTGCTGGCCGTGGGAGCAGGCGCGACGACTGCAGATCTGGCGCTAGGCCAGCAGGCGGACAAGCCCACAGAGACCGCGGACGTCAATACCACTCGGGATGCGTTTTTAGCGCAAGCCAAGCAATATCCCGAGAGCCTCATGCTCGGCGAGCCGGTGATTCTCATGCTCAACACCGATAAGTACAGTCGCGATTTGCTCATCACCTCGGCCGTTGACGAGCAAGGCAATAAAGTCGAAGTAGGCGTCCGTTCGCGGTGCGTGCGGATTTTTCGGGCCGACCCAACCGTGGACGAGTTCACCAGCCAAGGCGGCGTCTACTGGCGCTTCCGCGATTTCTCGGGCAAGGTAAAGCTAAAGACGACTCCAGGCTGGGGCCACGCCCACTCCGGCGCAATCGTGATGGTGGTGCGGGAGGAGGAAACGGTTCGCCTTTACACGATGAACCTAGACCTGCGGTGTTGA
- a CDS encoding serine hydrolase domain-containing protein, which produces MRHRECESRRSRGAIEPQPRRVALCILVLVALTNAAYPQRLASGLSEFHQAGTAESADACSGVPASRRDGPSGDWLARLVTDLRKHNELVGLGAIVVVDGQTVATAVDGERKIGSSVSVELGDRWHIGSVTKSVTATMIARLVESGKMQWSDSIGECFPDATVQDDWKRVSLLQLLTHTSGAPANFPMWVLLLRPVPGPECTQKRREAVMDVIAKKPASPPGDKYAYSNIGYTIAGAMAERATGMSWEDLVKKEVFEPLALTSAGFGPPKSPHETLAQPRGHLRTRDGKTSVSDNSDITPIIGPAGTIHMTLTDLGTYATEHLRGDLGTGRLLTAETYKRLHTPNLENYGCGWVKKNPTDELPYTTYWHNGSNTMWYALVAFIPDKNMAVAVTSNDCDIARAESVAWSIVQASAKQFNVEGD; this is translated from the coding sequence ATGAGACACAGAGAATGCGAGAGTCGACGGTCTCGTGGCGCGATCGAGCCGCAGCCACGTCGGGTGGCCTTGTGCATACTGGTATTGGTAGCGCTGACGAATGCCGCCTACCCACAGCGACTCGCGAGCGGACTCAGCGAGTTTCACCAGGCCGGCACGGCTGAATCCGCCGATGCGTGCAGCGGTGTACCAGCCTCTCGACGCGACGGACCATCAGGCGACTGGCTCGCGCGGCTGGTTACGGATCTTCGCAAGCACAATGAACTTGTTGGCCTTGGGGCTATCGTAGTCGTTGACGGCCAGACTGTAGCGACTGCCGTTGATGGAGAGCGCAAGATTGGCAGTAGTGTGTCCGTCGAACTTGGCGACCGCTGGCACATCGGTTCGGTCACGAAGTCGGTCACGGCCACCATGATCGCGCGCTTGGTCGAGTCGGGAAAGATGCAATGGTCGGACTCGATCGGCGAGTGCTTTCCTGACGCAACGGTCCAAGACGACTGGAAGCGAGTTTCGCTCCTGCAACTGCTGACGCACACCTCGGGTGCGCCGGCCAACTTTCCCATGTGGGTACTGCTATTACGACCTGTGCCTGGTCCCGAGTGCACCCAGAAGCGCCGAGAAGCGGTTATGGATGTGATCGCCAAAAAACCGGCAAGCCCGCCGGGAGACAAGTATGCCTACTCAAATATCGGGTACACGATCGCCGGTGCGATGGCCGAGAGAGCAACCGGCATGAGTTGGGAAGATCTTGTCAAAAAAGAAGTCTTTGAGCCGCTCGCACTCACCAGCGCCGGATTCGGCCCACCAAAAAGCCCGCATGAAACGCTTGCTCAACCTAGAGGTCATCTCAGGACGCGCGATGGGAAAACGAGCGTGAGCGACAACTCAGACATCACTCCGATCATCGGCCCTGCCGGGACCATACACATGACGTTGACGGACCTTGGCACGTATGCCACTGAACACCTGCGTGGCGACCTGGGGACCGGAAGACTACTCACCGCCGAAACCTATAAACGGCTCCATACTCCTAATCTCGAAAACTATGGATGCGGCTGGGTAAAGAAGAATCCAACCGACGAACTCCCGTACACCACATATTGGCACAACGGATCGAACACGATGTGGTACGCGCTGGTCGCATTCATTCCCGATAAGAACATGGCGGTTGCCGTCACATCAAACGATTGCGATATTGCGCGGGCTGAGTCAGTCGCGTGGTCGATCGTCCAGGCCAGCGCGAAGCAGTTCAATGTCGAAGGCGACTGA
- a CDS encoding SDR family oxidoreductase has protein sequence MTRPQHTEPARKKAVVAGALGVSGRAIVNHLTALGDWEVIGISRRAPEFPTSARFLTVDLLDPLEVARCQGEFHDVSHVFYTALQMRPSPFEEVGLNLAMLRNAVEAVERSSSRLRKVVLMEGAKYYGAHLGPYKTPAREQDPRHLPPNFYYDQEDYLQAKSAGRNWSWTALRPSCICGFAVGNPMNMATVIAVYASFCRELGLPLRFPGSAKAYGGLMEMTDADLLAKAAIWAAESDCCDGEAFNITNGDFHRWENLWPRLADFFQLPLAPPLRLPLTQFMADKEPLWRSMVQKYGLLDYSFRDAAAWPFGEAVFNLEYDVMSDTTKARRFGFHDVVDTEEMLLRQMQDFQQRRFIPKP, from the coding sequence ATGACGCGCCCCCAGCACACGGAACCTGCACGCAAGAAAGCTGTGGTCGCAGGCGCCTTGGGCGTGAGCGGCCGGGCGATTGTGAACCACCTGACGGCGCTGGGCGATTGGGAGGTTATCGGCATCTCGCGCCGGGCTCCCGAATTTCCAACGTCGGCCCGGTTCCTGACGGTCGACCTGCTCGATCCGTTGGAGGTCGCGCGGTGCCAAGGCGAGTTTCACGACGTCAGCCACGTCTTCTACACGGCGCTGCAGATGCGGCCGAGTCCGTTCGAAGAGGTCGGGCTCAACCTGGCAATGCTGCGGAACGCGGTCGAGGCCGTCGAGCGCTCGTCGAGCCGACTCAGGAAGGTCGTGCTCATGGAGGGGGCCAAGTACTACGGCGCCCATCTGGGTCCCTACAAGACACCGGCCCGCGAGCAGGATCCGCGTCACTTGCCGCCCAATTTCTATTACGACCAGGAGGATTATCTCCAGGCCAAGTCTGCCGGTCGGAACTGGTCGTGGACCGCGCTGCGCCCCTCGTGCATCTGCGGCTTTGCGGTGGGCAACCCGATGAACATGGCCACGGTCATCGCCGTCTACGCGTCGTTCTGTCGCGAGCTTGGCCTGCCCCTGCGCTTCCCGGGCTCGGCCAAAGCCTATGGCGGCCTGATGGAAATGACCGACGCCGACTTGCTGGCCAAGGCCGCTATCTGGGCTGCCGAGAGCGACTGCTGCGATGGAGAAGCCTTTAACATCACCAACGGCGACTTCCACCGCTGGGAGAACCTCTGGCCGCGCTTGGCAGACTTTTTTCAACTTCCGCTCGCGCCCCCCTTACGCCTCCCGCTGACCCAATTCATGGCCGACAAGGAGCCGTTGTGGCGCAGTATGGTTCAGAAGTACGGCCTCTTGGATTACTCGTTCCGCGACGCGGCGGCCTGGCCCTTCGGCGAAGCGGTCTTCAATCTCGAATACGACGTGATGTCCGATACAACGAAGGCCCGACGGTTCGGGTTCCACGACGTCGTCGATACCGAGGAAATGCTACTCCGGCAGATGCAGGACTTTCAACAACGGCGCTTCATTCCCAAACCTTGA